The Mycolicibacterium cosmeticum DNA window TCCTGGGAGGTCTAGCGTGGGCGGGATGGGTTTGTTCAGTCATGAGGAGTTCCGGGCCCCGGCCGACGGCGTTGGTGGCGGCGCTAGCGGTGGGGCTGTTGAGCATGCTCGGGGTGCTCAGGTGAGCGAGTACGAGGTGGATGAACCCGTGGTGGTGGGTCCGGGGTTGCCGCCTGAGGACGGTTCATGCGGTCAGTTCGCTGTGCAGTTTCACGTCTCTACGTCAATGCTGCTCGGGCTGAAACGGATTGCGGATATGCGTGGGGTGAGCGTGCCGGAGGTATGCCGGCAGGTGGTCGGTGTGTTCGTTGCCCAGCAGGAGGGCGAACTGGGTGCATTGCTTGCGGCCGAGGCGGAGGCCGCTGATTACCGCCCGAGTTTGGGACAGGCGTAGCCGCGCCCGCCTCAGGGGTGCCGCCTGGATCTATCCGTGCTCCGATGAGGTCCGGCTACCTCCGAATAGCGCTGGCGCTCAAGAGCTCCAGGGCAGGTGATCACCCAGCCGACCTTTCTGCTCCGTCAGTGCACCTCAAAGTCGATATCGAAGAGCGACACAGGCCCGAGGATCACGCCGTTCTCCTCGACGTAGCGATCCCACAGCTCGATCAAGTCGGCCAGTTTGTCGGGCCGGGCAGCGGCCAGGTCGTGGACCTCGCCAGGATCGCGCGAGAGGTCATAGAGCTCCCAGGTGCCCGGACCGTACGGTGCGGGCAGATGCAGCGCCTTCCAGTCCCCCTGGCGAATCGCGCGGCGCCCGAACAACTCCCACCCGGTGCCAGTGTCGGCATCATGCACCGTATCCGTCTGTCCGGACAGGTAGGCCACCATCGATCGGCCGCGCATCGGCTCGACCTCCCTGCCCCGGTACGCGGTGCCGGGGTGCGCGGCACCGGCGAGCTCCAGCACGGTCGGGGCGATGTCCATGACGGTGGTGAACGCGGTGCCGATCTCCCCCTGCCGAGCAAAGCCCGGCCAGGTGACAAAGCCCACCACCCGGATTCCTCCCTCGGTGGTGAAGGCCTTGTGCAGCCGCGACGGCGCGGTGGCGGCCTGGGCCCAGCGCGGGCCGTACCAGGCGTAGGAGGTGGGACCGCCAAGGTTGTCCACGCTGTTGTCACAATGCTTGGCGACGAATGCTTCGATTTCTGGGCCGCGCAGCGGCATGGCCTCGACGATCGTCCCCTCCGCACCGTTGTCCGACAGAAAGACGACGACCGTGTTGTCGAGCTCGCCGGTGCTGTCGAGGTAGTCGATCACCCGGCCGATGTTCCAGTCCATCCTGTCCACCATGGCGGCGTAGACCTCCATCTTGCGGGCGGAAACGGCGCACTCCTCGTCGGTCATGTCCGCCCATTCGGGGGCGCCGTCGGCGACCACCGGGTGCGGCTCGACGTCGGGTGGGCACAAGCCCAGCCGGGTGAGCGCCGCCAGCCGCTCCTCGCGCAGTGCGTCGGGTCCGGCGTCGTAGCGGCCGTGGTAGTTGGCGATGGTCTCCTGCGGCGCGTGCAGCGGCCAGTGGGGCGCCTGGAAGGGCAGATAGGCGAAGAAGGGTTGGCGCTCAGTGTCCTGGGGGCGTTCGCGGAGATACAGGAGCAGCGTGTCGGTGTACGCATCCGATGAATAGAAGTCCTCGCCGACCGTGACGAACTGATCGTCTTCGGTGAAGATCGTGGGCACGGAAGAGTGCCCGCCGCCACCGCGGGTGCCGTAGTGGCTGGCGCCGGCCGGTAGTAGGGCGAAGGAGCGGTCGAATCCGCGCGCCCATGGCGACTTTTCGATCGTGTCGCCCAGATGCCACTTGCCAGCCATCAGCGTCTGGTAACCGGCGTCGCGCAGCAGTTCCGGCAGCGCCACCACGCGGTCGTTCAGATACCCCTCGTAGCCGGGAGCGCCCTGGAAATCCGGCGCGGCCATCTCGAGCATGGTCCCGATTCCGGCGACGTGGTGATCGGTTCCGGTCAGCAGCATCGCCCGCGTCGGCGAGCAGGCCGGCGCGGAATGGAAATCGGTGAACCTGATGCCCGCGTGGGCCAGGCGGTCCAGGTTCGGGGTGTTGATTTCGCCGCCGAAGGCGCCGATGTCGGAGAACCCGAGGTCGTCGGCCACGATGACCAGAAAGTTGGGACGTGTCACGCTGAAGCATCCTGTCACGGCCCAACCAAGAGCCGCCCCTATTCAGCGCTGGTCGGCATCGTTGTCGTGAGCCGTGGTTCAGGCGGCTGAGTTCGGCCAGTTGGCACGTCGTCCCAGGACGGGTTGCCGACGACGTCCATGGCCCCACCCCGGGGCCCACGGGAAACGTCCCCGTTCGTCAGCCCATACCAATTGCAAGGCAGGGAAATTGCGACCAAAGAGCTCGACCGCGAATCTCATATGGACATCCGGGTGCTCCACCTGAGCCACCTCGATGAGAAACCGATCTTCGTAATCGATGTGCATTGCCGGCGCAAGCTCGACGCCGTCGTCGACCATCATGTGCGCGATCGAGTTGAGCACTCGACAGGAGACGTTGGCGGACAGCCCGGTCATCAACAGTTCTGGAAGATTGCGGCTGTGCAGCCCGACCGTGTACGCCAACGGTCGCTTGTCACTCTCGACGTATTGAACAGCCCACCCGTGGTCCTGAATCATCGCGCGCAGGTGGTCCAGGTACTCCTCCGCGGTGCCGTCCGGGTTGTCGCATTTCCAGCACATCGTGGCCCCCTTTCGTTGTGGATGCCGCCAGCATGCGCGCACCCTCCGACATATGTGCTGGGGCTCGGTCCGACGATCGTTCAGCCGCGCGGTGTCGTGGTGATGTGTACGTGGTCGAAGTGACCGTATCCCGTCGCCTGAGGCCCGGCCGGCGTGGAATAGACACCCCGCCAGATCACGTCCTGTAACCCGAACGAGGGCCCGTTGGCCAGCGCGAACGCGCGGATCTGGTCGCCGAGCGCGATACCTTCCGGGCTCTCGGGGTGGGGAATCATGATGTCGATCGCGAGACCGCGCGGATGCCACGGCTTCGAGTCCGGCCGTACTCCGTCGATGGTCGCGATCTGGGGGAATT harbors:
- a CDS encoding arylsulfatase; this translates as MTRPNFLVIVADDLGFSDIGAFGGEINTPNLDRLAHAGIRFTDFHSAPACSPTRAMLLTGTDHHVAGIGTMLEMAAPDFQGAPGYEGYLNDRVVALPELLRDAGYQTLMAGKWHLGDTIEKSPWARGFDRSFALLPAGASHYGTRGGGGHSSVPTIFTEDDQFVTVGEDFYSSDAYTDTLLLYLRERPQDTERQPFFAYLPFQAPHWPLHAPQETIANYHGRYDAGPDALREERLAALTRLGLCPPDVEPHPVVADGAPEWADMTDEECAVSARKMEVYAAMVDRMDWNIGRVIDYLDSTGELDNTVVVFLSDNGAEGTIVEAMPLRGPEIEAFVAKHCDNSVDNLGGPTSYAWYGPRWAQAATAPSRLHKAFTTEGGIRVVGFVTWPGFARQGEIGTAFTTVMDIAPTVLELAGAAHPGTAYRGREVEPMRGRSMVAYLSGQTDTVHDADTGTGWELFGRRAIRQGDWKALHLPAPYGPGTWELYDLSRDPGEVHDLAAARPDKLADLIELWDRYVEENGVILGPVSLFDIDFEVH
- a CDS encoding DUF4262 domain-containing protein, whose amino-acid sequence is MCWKCDNPDGTAEEYLDHLRAMIQDHGWAVQYVESDKRPLAYTVGLHSRNLPELLMTGLSANVSCRVLNSIAHMMVDDGVELAPAMHIDYEDRFLIEVAQVEHPDVHMRFAVELFGRNFPALQLVWADERGRFPWAPGWGHGRRRQPVLGRRANWPNSAA